Below is a window of Tolypothrix bouteillei VB521301 DNA.
TACCTTTCAATCCTAGTGCAGATGTTCAGTCATTGACTCAACCTAGTTTCGATCGGTATGACGCGATGGAATCAAAAGTAGTTGAGGCATTTCATTACATTTTAGAAAGAGCTAATTACATCCCTTTACCTGAATCCATCGTACAACAAGCATTAGATAAGAAATCTTTAATCGATTTGAAAACTCAAGTTGATTTTGCAGATTTTGAGCGCTTTTATTGCTATTATCAAGGCGATACCAGCAATAAAATTTTTCTCAAAAAGTTCTTCTTTTGGCAGCGAGAAAAAAATATTGAGACTTTTGAACGAATTGTTTTACTGATTAAGTTTAAAGAAATGGCTTATTTTCGCAAAAAGAAACTTAAGGTAGAGGAGTTAAGCTTTACACCTGGTAAAATGTATGTTTACTTCTACAAAAATATTCCAAAACTAGATATTGACTTGCTCTTTCCTAATGTTGTCACTAGTATGACTTGGAAGGATCGCTTGCTATTTGGCATTCCTGCTATTGGAGCAGCAATTCCCTTGCTTTTAAAAGCATTACCAAATCTATTGTTACTTGTTGCCGCTATTTTACTGATTTTCAATGCAACTTCTTTACTGGAAGCATTGGGTTTGGTTGTAGAACAGTATAAAAGCCAAACTGTTATGCCCATTCTGTTGGCAGCACTATCGTTAGCGATCGCTCTAGGTGGTTTTGCGTTTCAGCAATACAATAATTACAAAAATAAAAAGATTAAATTTCAAAAAGATGTAACTGATACACTCTTTTTTAAAAATTTAGCAACTAATATAAGTGTTTTTCAAATGTTGTTGGATATTGCTGAGGAGCAGGAGTGTAAGGAAATTATTTTGGTTTACTATCATCTTTTGACTAGTCCCACTCCTCTAACGCCACAACAGCTAGACTCTCGCATTGAAAGATGGATGGAGAGAAAGGCAGGTATTGAAATCAACTTTGATATCCACGGTCCTTTAAATAATTTAGAAGAAATTCGTGGCAAAATTTTGGGAAATAGTAAGGAAATTGATAATTTGTCTGAGATACCTATGCTCACTTATGATAACCAGGGATTTTGCCACGTTCTTTCTTTAGATGAAGCTAAAGCTGTTATTGATTATGTTTGGGACAATGCTTTTCAATATAATGGAATTGCCTTATCATAGGTTGAGTTAATTGTTGGGTTTCACTCCGTTTTACTCAACCTACAGTATCTTACTCTGTTACTGAAATAGCAATTGGAGGTCGTAACTGAGAGCAAACTGCTAAAACTTGATGTATTTCATCTGTTAGAAATTCTTTGAAGACATATTCATCTACGCTGAAATGACTATCGAGTGCATTGAAAGTTTGCTGCGAGAGAATATAATCGAACCTGGGTGCCCATTTTCTAGCTCCAATTCTTGCAGTTATGGAACAATTATCAACCATAAAAGCAATTCCCTTATGGTGCATATAAGGATTGAGAGAATCGACTGCTTCAATAATGGACTCGTTAGCGATTTCAGAGTAGGAATGTCCTTTTTCTTTTAATAAGTTCACTTGAGCCATCATTGTTGCAATGTAAATTCCTGCTGTCACAGGATGAATGGGGATGCGATTGGAGTTTCGATTCGCACGGATTTGAATACCTGTTTGCCACATGGATGTACCGTCAATTTTGCTCAAAGGGTAATTTTTGTGACGGTTACTTGCTGCAATTGCACTCCGAATTTCGTTTCCGGAAGTGACTTCATCATAAATTTCTCGTAGGATTTCCATAACAGGGTGATAGGCTGCTAAATAAGCTTTCTTAAAGGTTTCTCGATCTGTCTTCTCTAATGATTCATAAACAGCAACAATTCCGTGCTGAGATATAATTTTAGAAATTGGTCCTGTAATAGATTCTACTGAATAAACATAAGCTTCTTCAGGAGAATAAGCATGGCTCATAAACCATCGGTATAAACTTTCTACGATCCCGTGAATCGCCCCCAGTAAAATTCCTCTTTCTCCAAAAATATCGGATTTATACTCTGATTCCAGTGTGGTATGAAAAATGGTAGGCGAACCAATTGCTATTGCCCATCCAAGAGCATAATCTGTTGCTTTTCCATTGAGATCCCGAGCGATGGCAAAGCTTGAATTAATACCTGCGCCATTAATTTCTTTACCTTGCTCGTAAAGCCGTCTGACAGAAGGTCCCATACCTTTAGGACAAACAGCGATAACATTAATATTGCTAGGAAAATACTCACCAATATTTTTCAAATAACCTAATAAAAACCCATGAGATAAGCCTAACGTACTTCCCGGACGCATTGCCTCAAAAATTCGCTCTTTATTTTCAGCCTGTGCAGCATCAGAAATGAGAAGAATGGATAAATCCGACTCAGAAATGACTTCGTACATTTCCCCCAACGTCCCATTTTCTCTGCTAAATCCAGAGACTTCTGCTAATGCAATAGAAGCAGAATTCTCCCGCAGACCAACTTTAACCTTAATACTAGTGCTTGCTAAAGAATCTCGTAAATTCTGGGCTTGGGCGGGACCTTGAGATGACTAACCAATAACTCCAATTTGTCGAATTCCTTCAAATGCTTTAGGCAAAAGAGGAAAAAGATGCCTTCCTCCCCGAACAATATATTCTTCCGTGTTCGATAAAACAATCTTCTCTTTTTCAAAAATTTTTGTACTAAAATCTAAACTCATACGTTGTTCTTCCTCATACAATTTTGGATTGAGAAAACTCGATTTGGAATTAATGCCTTACATTTATTCTTATCCGCGTTCATTGGCTATTGAGTGAGGTTCAAAATTAACCACGGATGAAAAATAACTGTTAGTTTTTAACATACGGGTTATTTTTTTCACTGTCCAACACATTTTTCCCAGGCAATTAACACTTAAAAAGTTCAAATCGGATTATGGAACTGAGACATTTACGCTACTTTATTGTCATTGCAGAGGAACTGCATTTTGGTCGAGCTGCGGAACGACTGCACATGACTCAGCAACCTCTCAGCCAACAAATCCGTCAACTAGAGGCAGAGATAGGCGTGCTTTTGTTCCACCGTACTAAACGTCGAGTACAGTTAACCGAAGCAGGAAAAGCATTTTTGGAGGAAGCACGTCAGATATTGCATAAAGCATCGCAAGCGGTAGAGATGGCAAGGCAAGTTGCTCGCGGAGAAAACGGCAGACTGACAGTAGGATTCTCTGGGTTTGCCACTTACAGTCTTTTGCCCAAAGTTCTGAGGATATTCCGAGAGCGCTTTCCACTGGTGGAACTGGAATTAGAAGAAATGACATCTAGCGCTCAAGTGCAAGCTTTGCAACATCGCCAAATTCACCTGGGTTTGATGATTCCACCTGTACCCGATGCAGGATTAGTTCAAGAATCAATCCTGAGCGAGCCATTGGTAGTTATTTTGCCAGAAACT
It encodes the following:
- a CDS encoding TMEM143 family protein, yielding MTVNENKEAFIPYRRTDIIELCLQDGQLDAADVEKFKDFCQILSAYYHFRFHKTLEIIKDNYVPFNPSADVQSLTQPSFDRYDAMESKVVEAFHYILERANYIPLPESIVQQALDKKSLIDLKTQVDFADFERFYCYYQGDTSNKIFLKKFFFWQREKNIETFERIVLLIKFKEMAYFRKKKLKVEELSFTPGKMYVYFYKNIPKLDIDLLFPNVVTSMTWKDRLLFGIPAIGAAIPLLLKALPNLLLLVAAILLIFNATSLLEALGLVVEQYKSQTVMPILLAALSLAIALGGFAFQQYNNYKNKKIKFQKDVTDTLFFKNLATNISVFQMLLDIAEEQECKEIILVYYHLLTSPTPLTPQQLDSRIERWMERKAGIEINFDIHGPLNNLEEIRGKILGNSKEIDNLSEIPMLTYDNQGFCHVLSLDEAKAVIDYVWDNAFQYNGIALS
- a CDS encoding LysR family transcriptional regulator: MELRHLRYFIVIAEELHFGRAAERLHMTQQPLSQQIRQLEAEIGVLLFHRTKRRVQLTEAGKAFLEEARQILHKASQAVEMARQVARGENGRLTVGFSGFATYSLLPKVLRIFRERFPLVELELEEMTSSAQVQALQHRQIHLGLMIPPVPDAGLVQESILSEPLVVILPETHPLATQPELRLSALAQEPFILVSRHLEPGYYDLCISLFQQAGFSPKVVQKASQKQTILSLVSADMGVSLAPASIRNIHRNGVVYTTLNPLNVEVELVAVWRQDETSTVLQTFVRVIREIIEQMRSHKYLM